The genomic DNA GCGTATCGATGATCAAGACATCGCCTTCATTGACGAAGAATGGTACTTGAACAGTCAAACCGGTTTGTACTGTTGCCGGTTTCGTACCACCTGAAGCTGTATCACCCTTGATTCCAGGTTCTGTTTCTGTCACTTCAAGTTCAACTGTGTTCGGCAGTTCAACACCGATCGTTTCGCCTTCATACATTTGTACTTGGACCGTCATGTTTTCAAGCAGATATTTCAGTTCTTCTTCAATTTGAGCAGTGCGAAGCTCAAGCTGCTCGTAAGTTTCCGTATCCATGAACGTATGGACATCACCTGAAGAGTAAAGGTATTGCATACGGCGGTTATCGATGTGCGCCTTCGCTACCTTTTCTCCTCCACGGAAAGTCTTTTCCTGGATCGCACCTGTGCGAAGGTTACGAAGCTTCGAGCGAACGAAAGCTGCACCCTTCCCTGGTTTTACGTGTTGGAAATCCAACACTGTCCAGATTCCACCATCAACTTCAATTGTTAAACCTGTTTTAAAATCATTTACTGAAATCATATGTCTTCCTCCTGTTCTTTACTCGCCTATGATAAACAATTCTTTGGATGATGTCGACAATTTTTCACAACCTGTTTCCGTTATGACAACATCGTCTTCAATTCGGACACCGCCCAAACCGGATACATAGATTCCTGGCTCAACTGTAACAACCATACCAGGCTCGAGGACCGTATCGACTTTGAACGATAAGCCAGGTCCCTCATGGACATCAAGGCCGATTCCATGACCCGTCGAGTGACCGAAGTTTTCTCCGTATCCTTTTTCCTTGATGTAATCTCTTGTCAGAGCGTCTGCTTCAATACCTGTCATACCCGGTTTCAAGCCTTCCAATCCTTTCAACTGGGCATCGAGAACGATTTGATGGATCTCCTTCATTTTCTCACTCGGCTCGCCGACAGCGATTGTTCGAGTGATGTCAGAGCAATACCCTTTGTAAAGTGCACCAAAGTCAAGTGTCACCATATCTCCTTTTTCAATCACCTTCTCAGAGGCTACACCGTGAGGCAAGGAAGAACGTACCCCAGAAGCTACGATGATATCGAACGAGGATGAAGTTGCTCCATTCTTTCTCATGAAAAACTCCAATTCATTTGATACGTCGATTTCACGCATGCCAGGCTTGATGAAAGTAAGGATATGTTCAAATGTCTTATCTGCAAGCTCAGCTGCTTCTTTCAGAACCTTGAGCTCATCTTCGTCTTTGATCAGTCGAAGTTTTTCAATCATGCCTGATACAGGCACCAGCTCGCCGTCCACTTTTTTCGAATAGGATTGGTGGACCGCATATGTAAGATAGTCTTGTTCGAATCCAAGCTTCTTGATACCCATCGCTTTCGCTTGATTTGCCACCTCTTCGGTGATCAAGCCCGTATGCTTGACGATTTCAAAACCTGCAGCTTGTTCATTCGCTTGGTCGATATAACGGAAATCCGTTACGAACTTCGCTTCGTCCTTCGAAATCAATGCTACCCCAGAGGAACCCGTGAATTGACTCACATATCTCCGGTTGCTCGGGCTTGTAATTAACATCCCGTCAATTCCATGATCGTCAAATAATGCTCTTAATCGTTCAATCCGATTCATTTAAATTTCCCCCTTCAAATGATTAATCAATCCTCGTAATGCAAGTTCGTATCCGATGCTTCCAAACCCGGAAATTTGTCCAATCGCGACTTCTAAGAGAACAGAGGTATGCCTGAAGGATTCTCGCGCATATATATTGGATAAGTGAACTTCTATAACCGGGAGTGAAATGCTCGCGATTGCATCCCTTATTGCATAGCTGTAATGCGTAAATGCTCCAGCATTCAGGATAATCCCGTCATGCTCCTCTTCAGCATGATGGATCCAATCAATCAAGTCTCCCTCATGATTCGACTGGTGATGTTCAATTTCACAACCGAGTTCGTTTGCTTGCTGACTGAGCGATCCCATGATCTGGTCAAGACTTTCATGACCATAAATGGCAGGTTCGCGTTTACCTAATCGGTTCAAATTAGGCCCATTGATGATCATCACTTTCATTATGTACTTCCTCTCCCTTACGTACCGCTCTATCTGTCCGGGTGACTTACATTCATACAAAAAAATCGCTTACATCGTTCTGTAAAAAAACAGAATGTTCCATTGAACATTCTATCATAGGCGTATCTGTTTGAATAGTTTATTGCCGTTCCTTCCGAGCCTTCTGCAGTTCGTCATATTCAAAGGAAATCGAAAACCCGATGAACAATCCATATAACACATACAAACACAAGGTCGTCGTCACCGTATTCCTTCCGAGCTCTTGAATCGGCTGCAAACCAGGGAACATCGGTCTAAGCAGGTAAAAAACGATGATCCATAAACCTACACCGAATAAAATGCCGGTGATCATATGCTTGAATTTCGCAAATAAAACCTTATACAGGAGAGCGACCAGCAAAGACAGCAAACCAATGACGAGGATGCCGATCCAATCACCTAAAGCTTTCTCCTTCCATTCGCCAACCACCCATGGCGATAAAACGAGGGCCGGCCGTATCTTCGTAAAGTTCAACATATAAAGGCCATAACCGATCAAGCTCCAAAACAATCCCCCGATGAAACCGATCGTCAAAATTTTACCTGTAAACGAATATTGGGTTTCCTGTTGATCCTGCTCTAACTGCTCATCATGTCTCTTTTCCGTTTCCATTCCGAACACCTCCAAAAATTAGTATGTCCTTCCATAAAAAAACTATTTTTGAATTCCACAACATTTTATCTGTCATTCGAGGTGTAAAATGAACCGAAAAAGGGGAACAATTAAGTAAACTTCCTTTACCAAATAAGGCTTTTTGGGTGCAGGAAGTCCATTTCTACATTTTGTAAAATAAAAATCATAAGAAGTCCACACGTATAGCGGTCTCCTATACTATCATGATAGAATAAAGGTATATAGGAAACGTTTAGATAGGTTGGTGGATGAATGTCTAATCAAAAAACGCCAGCGTACGGTGGTCAGGCCGTCGTAGAAGGTGTCATGTTCGCTGGTAAACACACATATGTAACAGCAATCAGACGTAAAGACGATTCGATCGAATACTTTGAAGTGAAGAAAAAACATCGTCCCGTACTGAACTTCTTCAAGAAGGTACCTTTTGTCAGAGGGGTTGTCGCGATCGTCGAAGCAAGCGGGAATGGTGTCAAACACTTGAACTTCTCAACGGATCGTTACGATGTAGATCCTGAAGACGATGAAGAGATGTTAAAAGGGAAACAGCCCTCGAAGTTTTCACTCATATTGGGTACCGCATTGATTGGGGTATTATCCTTCATATTCGGAAAATTCCTGTTTACCTTGCTTCCAGCAATCGCTGCAGAAGCTTTCCGTCCCATTCCGATATTTTCCGGACACATTGGGCAAAATGTCATTGAAGGCACTCTGAAGTTGGTTTTATTGCTATCATACTTATATTTCATATCCCTGACACCGCTGGTTAAGCGAGTCTTCCAATATCACGGTGCCGAACACAAAGTCATCAATGCTTATGAAAACAATTTACCGCTCACAGTCGAGAATGTTCAAGCACAATCAAGGTTACATTATCGTTGTGGAAGCAGCTTCATCCTATTCACAGTCATGGTGGGCTTTCTCATTTACTTAACGGTTCCAACTGATCCTCTATGGGTGAGATTGTTATCGAGATTGGCTCTGATCCCTGTCGTTCTCGGAGTCTCGTACGAAGTGCTTCAAGCCACGAATAAGCTTAGAAACATTCCAGTATTACGGTTTCTAGGTGTTCCTGGACTTTGGCTGCAGCTGTTGACAACCAAAGAACCGAACGATCGACAAACAGAAGTCGCAATCGACTCTTTCAACGAAATGCTAAAAAGAGATCAAATGTATGAAAATGAAGCGACAGAAACGAGCGCAAAAGTGGTTTAATTCTTAAAGGAGGTGAGTCTTGTTGTTTCCACGTAAATTCAACGTGATCATCCCATTACTCCTTGGTCTTGCTGCATTCGGATTTGTGATGACAGTAATCACCCGCCCGATGTATCTTGTGAAAATGGTCTTGATCATTGCTGCAGTCGGTGGGCTCTTCTATTTTCTGTATAAGCGCTTCATCACAAAGAGAATGGGTAGAGATTTAGGTCAATACAAGCAAGCGGCTCGCTATTCGGCCAAGAAATATCAGAACAACACTGGTAATTTCTTATCTAAAGCGACCACGCAAACCAGCCCGAAAAAGAAGGCAAAACCCTCCTTTAACAAATTAAAAAAGCGTAACGTAAACCACAACCTGAAAGTAATAGAAGGAAAAAAAGGCAAGAAGAAAAATCGAGCACTATAAGGTGCTCGATTTTTTTAATGTGACGATTGTTTTTTTATGAGGAGGATAATGCCGCCATGTTCGGAGGAACTTCTCAGTGCTTTCTTTTCCGAAATCGGTTAATTGATCAATCAATTGGTCAGACAGATCGAAGTTGATCATGGAAATTTGTTGAACGGGAATGAACACGATATCTGCGCTGTGTGCTTCAGAGATGTGACGAGCATCATGCGCATCCATCATCGTATCGAACAAGCCGTGAAATAAGGAAATGGCGTTCGTGATGTTGTTCGGCTTCTGTTCATACTGGGAGGGCTGAAGCTGAAAGCCTATGACAGGCCGCT from Pseudalkalibacillus sp. SCS-8 includes the following:
- the efp gene encoding elongation factor P, with amino-acid sequence MISVNDFKTGLTIEVDGGIWTVLDFQHVKPGKGAAFVRSKLRNLRTGAIQEKTFRGGEKVAKAHIDNRRMQYLYSSGDVHTFMDTETYEQLELRTAQIEEELKYLLENMTVQVQMYEGETIGVELPNTVELEVTETEPGIKGDTASGGTKPATVQTGLTVQVPFFVNEGDVLIIDTRTGQYVSRA
- a CDS encoding Xaa-Pro peptidase family protein, which gives rise to MNRIERLRALFDDHGIDGMLITSPSNRRYVSQFTGSSGVALISKDEAKFVTDFRYIDQANEQAAGFEIVKHTGLITEEVANQAKAMGIKKLGFEQDYLTYAVHQSYSKKVDGELVPVSGMIEKLRLIKDEDELKVLKEAAELADKTFEHILTFIKPGMREIDVSNELEFFMRKNGATSSSFDIIVASGVRSSLPHGVASEKVIEKGDMVTLDFGALYKGYCSDITRTIAVGEPSEKMKEIHQIVLDAQLKGLEGLKPGMTGIEADALTRDYIKEKGYGENFGHSTGHGIGLDVHEGPGLSFKVDTVLEPGMVVTVEPGIYVSGLGGVRIEDDVVITETGCEKLSTSSKELFIIGE
- the aroQ gene encoding type II 3-dehydroquinate dehydratase produces the protein MKVMIINGPNLNRLGKREPAIYGHESLDQIMGSLSQQANELGCEIEHHQSNHEGDLIDWIHHAEEEHDGIILNAGAFTHYSYAIRDAIASISLPVIEVHLSNIYARESFRHTSVLLEVAIGQISGFGSIGYELALRGLINHLKGEI
- a CDS encoding YqhR family membrane protein, giving the protein METEKRHDEQLEQDQQETQYSFTGKILTIGFIGGLFWSLIGYGLYMLNFTKIRPALVLSPWVVGEWKEKALGDWIGILVIGLLSLLVALLYKVLFAKFKHMITGILFGVGLWIIVFYLLRPMFPGLQPIQELGRNTVTTTLCLYVLYGLFIGFSISFEYDELQKARKERQ
- a CDS encoding DUF1385 domain-containing protein, which translates into the protein MSNQKTPAYGGQAVVEGVMFAGKHTYVTAIRRKDDSIEYFEVKKKHRPVLNFFKKVPFVRGVVAIVEASGNGVKHLNFSTDRYDVDPEDDEEMLKGKQPSKFSLILGTALIGVLSFIFGKFLFTLLPAIAAEAFRPIPIFSGHIGQNVIEGTLKLVLLLSYLYFISLTPLVKRVFQYHGAEHKVINAYENNLPLTVENVQAQSRLHYRCGSSFILFTVMVGFLIYLTVPTDPLWVRLLSRLALIPVVLGVSYEVLQATNKLRNIPVLRFLGVPGLWLQLLTTKEPNDRQTEVAIDSFNEMLKRDQMYENEATETSAKVV
- a CDS encoding SA1362 family protein; this encodes MLFPRKFNVIIPLLLGLAAFGFVMTVITRPMYLVKMVLIIAAVGGLFYFLYKRFITKRMGRDLGQYKQAARYSAKKYQNNTGNFLSKATTQTSPKKKAKPSFNKLKKRNVNHNLKVIEGKKGKKKNRAL